Below is a genomic region from bacterium BMS3Abin08.
CCAATAAACTGAGGAGGTTTCTCCCTCCTGAACAGATCAGGATACAGGATGAATTCAGAAGGGGAGAAAAATAAGATTGCAATGGAACCCCGGCGTGTGGATTTTCCGTATCTTAAAGACAAACCCCTGAACAAGTTGATATAATTAAATATGAAGTCTTCTGCCGAACTTGATATGGTTGCAGGTCTTGCGGACTTTTTACGCTCCGACGAAAATGTAATCTTTGCCATCCTTTTCGGCTCTACTGCGAAGGGGCTATCCCGTAAGGGCAGCGACCTCGATGTTGCAATCTCCTTCAGGGAGCCGCCGGAAGGGCTTGAAATACTCGCTTATATCCGGAGCCTTTCAGAGCGGGCAGGCAGAGATGTCCACCTCACGATTCTTAACAGTGCATCGGCCCTGCTCAGACACCAGGTAATGAAATACGGAAGACCCATTACAATAAAGG
It encodes:
- a CDS encoding nucleotidyltransferase domain protein, with product MKSSAELDMVAGLADFLRSDENVIFAILFGSTAKGLSRKGSDLDVAISFREPPEGLEILAYIRSLSERAGRDVHLTILNSASALLRHQVMKYGRPITIKDRREYIGFREKTITDYQEYKYISGMNVYD